ACGTCTATGAACTAATTCGATTGCATCTAAGTAATCAATTGCACCAGCTGCTACTAGTGCTGAAAATTCACCTAAAGAGTGTCCTAAAACAAACTCAGGTTGTATTTCGTATTTTTCTTTGAATATTGCATTTGCAATTGAAGAAACTAATAAAATTGCAGGTTGTGTAAATTCAGTTTTACCTAAGTTGTCATTTTCTGTAAATAATAATTCTTCAAAATTAACTCCTAAACGCTCACTAGCTTTAGAAATCATTTCTTTTGCAATGTCACTATTTTCAAAAAAATCTTTTCCCATTCCAACAGTTTGAGAACCTTGTCCAGGAAAAATAAAAGCAACTTTTTTCATTGTAATACCTTCTTATAATTAAATTTTATATTTTTATTATGTAGTTTATTTTAAAACTATTCGTTAAAGTTAAAAGCGAACCCTAAAAAATAGTTTTGCCCAAGTGTATAAGATACACTTGGGCAAGATTGTAATATAATTTTTTGTTTATCTAAACATTTTGCTAACCTAGCAACTATTAATTACAACCACATCCACCAGACTGAGGTGCAGCTTCAGAAGAACCACCACCACAACATCCGCCACCACTCATAGCAGCCATTCCACCTACAACACCAGTTTGAACTTCTTCTTCACTTGCGTCTCTTAATGAAAGAATTGTAACTGAGAACATTAAAGATCTTCCAGCCATTGGGTGATTGTAATCAATTGTAACTTCTTGATCATTGAATGATTTTACTAGAACTTGAACAGTTTCACCTTGCTCACCAGTTCCGTATAAAGACATACCTTCAGCTAATTCAATACCAGCAAATTGCTCAGTTGGTAAAGTTTGAATTGCTTCATCGTTGTATTCTCCATAACCATCTTTTGGCTCAACTAAAACGTCTGCAGATTCATTTGCAGCCATAGTTTCAACTTTTGCTTCTAAACCTGGAATGATTTGACCTTTTCCAGTAATAAATTCTAAAGGCGCAGCACCAAGGTTAGAGTCTAATTGCTCACCTGTTTTTGCGTCTTTTAAATTATATTCAATACCGATAACTTTATTTGACATAAATTTTCCTTTATAATTTTTTTATAATTTTGATAAATTTTTCTTTGCTACTTTAGACTCAGATGAACTTGGATAAAGATCTATTAAAGTACTATAAAAGCTTTTTGCATTTTCTTTATCGTTTGTTTTCTCAAATGAGATAGCACTGTGCAATAATAATGTAGGCATATAAGCTGCTTGATCATAAAGAATCGCAGATTTTTTAAAATGACTTATTGCAAGATCATATTTCTTTCTTACATACCACATTTCAGCAAGGTAATAATTACCTTCTGCTGGTTTATAATTTAACTCTACAAGCTGTTCAAATTTTGGAATAGCTTTTGTAAAGTTTCTATTTTTGTAATCTTCTTTTGCACTAGCAGATAAATTTCTTCTATCTGTTGCAGTTAATTTTTTATTTTTTTTTTCAACCTTAGCTACAGTTACTGGAGTTGAAGATACTTTAGAAGAACTTGTAGATTTAACACCTACAGCTTTTTTTAAAGCTTCAAATTCAGCTCTTGTAACAAACTGATTCATATTAGTTTTTAATTCATTTTCAGAAACATACTGAGAATTAATTTTGTTAACTAATTTAGAAAGTTTAGAAACTGCTCGTTTTAAAGTAGAAATACTTTTTTTAACTTCTTTATCAGTCTCTTCTTTCATATTTAGAAGTTGTTCTGAAACATTTTTAATTTCTTCAGTATCTGCACTATTTTTAGAAGCTACATCAGAAGACATATCAACTTTTTGCATCAATTGATTCATTTTTAAAACTGTTGAATTTAACTTTGAAGAATCACCTTCATAAATAGATTCTAAACCTTCTATTCTTTTATTTAAAGAATCAATTAACAATTTTACATCACTTACTTTTGAAGTTAGAGAATTTAAATTTTTTTGATTCTTTAAAATGTGTTTTTCAGAAGAGTTTAATCCATAAGGATTTTTAGCATTTAAATCACCTGCACCAAAAACTGAAACCTCTTGGGCTACAGCTAAAGTGCTTGTGATTAAAAAAGATAAAATATATTTATTCATAAGAACTATTTACTAAGAGCGTGTTCAACTCTTCTGTTTTTTTGCCAACAAGCAGTAGTCTTAGAAGTACAAGTTGGATTACTTTCACCTAATGTAACTAAAGAAACATTTGCAGCAACACCATTGTTTACTAATACGTCTTTAACAACTTTTGCTCTTTTTAAACCTAAAGCATAGTTATACTCATCAGTTCCCCACTCATCAGTATTACCTGTAACTTTAATAGTTGAAGTAGGATTAACTGCTGATAATTTATTTGCATTTGACATTACTACATCTTTCATTGAAGATGTTAAGTCATATTTATTAAATCCAAAGTATACATTTTCAATTAATACTTTTTTACCATTAATAATGTAATAAACACCATTATCAGCTTCACCAGCCATTGAGAAAGAACCGTCAGTAATTTCATTGATAGTTGTATCTGGAATTGTGTTTAACGCTGATTCTGAATTATCAACAACTTGCTTTGGCGTATTGTCAACAGTCATGTCAACATTTTTTTCACTACAACCTGTTGTAAATAAAACAGATGCTACTAGAAAAGAGTAAATACTAATTTTTTTCATAAATTTATCCTTAAATTAAAAATTACCTTGATTTTACAAAATCAAAACTTAATTACCAATCAATTGATTGAATTCTACCATTTTTAGATGGAAATAAATAAGACTTATTGAAATTTAATCTAATAATTCCTATTGAACTTACACCATTATAGTTTTTTATAAATAAAAGTGATTCACCATCTGGTGAAAACTTTGGAAATTGGTTTGTTCCACTTGAAGTTAATCTTTTTAAATCATCAGATTTTGTTGACATTAAATATAAATTAAAAGCTCTTGTTCCTAATTCATTATTTTTATCTTTACTTGCATAAACAATATTATCTTTAAATGCAGTTGCTGAAGAGTTGTTTTTACTATGGTAAACTAATTTTTCAACACCACGAGAATTAATACTTTTTGCAAAGATATTTGGACTTCCAAGTCTATCTGAAACAAATACAATTCTACTATCATCTTCTATATATTGTCCACCAACATCAATACCACTGTAAGTTGTAACTCTAGTTTTAGATCCAGTATTTACATTATAAGAATAAATATCAGGTTGTCCTGATGGAGATGCTGTTATTAATACTTTTGATGCATCATTACTAACATCTGAAGCTGCAATCATACCATCTGAATTCATGATAACTTTCTTTTCTCTTGTAAAAATATTTAGTTTTACAAGTGTAGGTTTTGCATAATTATAAGATGTATAATAAATACTTTTTTGATCAGAACTTGCCCATTTTGGGAAAATATTTAATCCACCTTGAACAATAGTTTTTCTATAAGTTAAAGTATAATCACCAATCATAATATTAGCTTTTCCAGCACCTTGATATACAGAGTAAATTACAAATTTATCCATCCATTTAATACTTGGAGCCTTGAAGTGATCATTAATAGATATTGCTGTTCTATGTGCTAAAAATGGATACCTATTCTCTCTTGAAGTTGTAAAACTTTTTTCTAAAATCATAGCTTGTGCATTTATATCATACAGTTTTGTAAGAAGTGAATATCCACCTGAAACATTTTTAACAGCTGATAAGTTTAAATATAAATCAACACCTTGAGTTGATAATGTATTTATATCAGGTAGTTCTTCATATTTAATAATATTTTGAATATTTAAAACTTCAAAATGTCCACTTATTTCTAAATCTTTAGAAAGTAAATCTTTTATTTTTGAAAGTGTAGATATTTCTACAGTGTCACTTGCAACTGATATTAAAATTTTTGGTAGTGTGTTTGCATTTTTTACAATTTCAAGTTTTGCATCTACTGCTGCAAAAGCTGTGCTTATTATTAGTAGTGTTATTAGTAATATTTTTTTCATATTTATCCTTTTGATTTAAAGTCAACATTTATTTGAACTTTTTTACCTCTTTTAGGTTTTGGGTACATTATACTTTTTTGTTCTTCTAAAAAAGCTTTTAAAGAAATATCAAAATCACTATTTCCTGAATATTTTGAAAATCTATAATCAAAGCTTCCATTTGGACTTATAATTACAAGAACAGTAGCTGTTAAATTATCTTGTCTAATTAGTGGAACCCAAGCATCAAGTAAAGCAGAAACTTGTGAAAAGTATTCATTGCTTTCTTTACTTTTACTTTTGCTTGAACTTCTAACATTTGTTGTAGTTTTTTTATCATTCAACAATTTATCAAGTTTTACATTTGATGATTTTTTTTGTTTTTCAAATTTTGATTTAAATCTTTTTGGGTCAATAGATTTTACAACTTTATTTACTTCTTTTTTTGCAACTGTTTTGCTTTTTGTTTTTACATTTGCAAATAATGATTTTAAATCAGGTTTTTTCTCAGCAGCTTTAGATGCAGCTTTTTCAACTACAACTTCTTCTTTTTTTTCTATTTTTTTATCTTCTTTTTTTTCTATTCTTTTTTTATCACTTTTTTCAACTATTACATCAAGTTCTAAAACTGTTGCTGTTGTTTTTGTAGTATATTTTTTTACTGGTGGTTTTGTAACATAGTAAACTACTAAAGCACAAATAAAAATGTAAAAAGAAAAAGATATTATTCCTGAAATTAAAAAAGAGGATTTATTTTGCATAAATTAACCATCTGTTACTAAAGCAACTTTAAAAAATCCAGACTCTTTTACTGATTTTAAAACAAATATAATATCATCATATTTTAATGTTTTATCAGCTCGTATATGCACTGGTGTATTTTTATCTTTACCATTAACAAATAATAAAAAACTATCTGGGAAATTGTTAATTTCATATTTCTTTTTATTAATAAAAACAATTCTATCTTTATTAATTAAAATATCAATTTTTTTGAAATCTGAAACTTGTTTTGATTTGCTTCCACTTGGAAGATTTATAGGTTCTTCAAACTCTATTACTGGTGCAGTTACCATTAATATTGCTAAAAGTACTAACATAATATCAACTAAAGGAGTAATATTTAAATCTGGTTTTTGATTAAAATCATACATTTTAATTACCCTTTAGCAATTAATATTTGAGATTGAGCCTTGATATAAGTATTTAACTCATAAACTTTTCTAACTAAAATTTGGTGAAAAGTATATGCAAAAATTGCTACAAAAATACCTGCAGCTGTTGCAACTAATGCTTCACTAATTGCTGGTGCAATCACTGAAAAAGCAACTTTAGAATGAGTTGAAAATTTTGCAAAAGATTCTAGTATTCCTACAACTGTTCCAAATAAACCAATAAATGGTGATGTAGATGAGATAATAGCTAACCAAGAAATTCCTGAACTGGCTTCTTTAATAATATTAATTTCGCAAGCATAAAGTAATTCTTTTGAGTTTGTACTATTTGCACATTTATTAAGTGCAGATAATGGTGAAAATGTAGCTTCTCTTGAAGTTAAAGATTCTAATGATTTTTCTTCATTTCTAATTAAAGCAACTATAGAAAAATATCTATATAAGAAAATCCATATCGTAATGATTAAGTAGATTGACAATAGCGCTAAAACTATATAAGTTATAGCACTACTATTCGTCAAATAATTTAGTATTGTATCAGTCATAAGCTATTATGCGAATGAGTTAATTCTTGCTTCAACTGAGGCAACAGAGACTTTAGAATCTTTAACAGAGTTAACTAAATCTTTTGCAGCTTCAATATTTTTAGCAATTTCAGAATCTTGTCCAGCTGTAAGTGCAATTGCACCATCAGCTAAAACGTCAACTGACTTTTCATCAACTTTAACATGTCCCCAATTTATGGCAACAGCTTCAGTAGAATCAGCTTTTTCAATAATAATTACGCCAACTGTTAGAGAAGAAACTAACGATGAGTGTCCAGGTAAAACTCCGAACTCTCCCTCTTTTCCAGGAAGAGTTACGGTTTTTACATCATCGTTAAAGATTTCTCCATTAGGTGTAACTATTGATAATTTAATTGTATCCATGTTATGCCTTAATGGTTAATTATTTTAAGCTTTCAGCTTTAGCTAAAACTTCGTCGATTCCACCAACCATATAGAATGCCATTTCTGGGATATCATCGTATTTACCTTCTAAGATTCCTTGGAATCCAGCAATAGTATCTTTTAATTCAACATATTTACCTGGTGAACCTGTGAATACTTCTGCAACGAAGAATGGTTGAGATAAATATCTCTCAATTTTTCTAGCTCTAGAAACAACAAGTTTGTCAGCTTCAGATAATTCATCCATACCAAGAATTGCAATAATATCTTGTAAATCTTTGTATTTTTGAAGAACTGATTGAACACCTCTTGCAGTATCGTAATGCTCTTGTCCTAAAACTTCTGCACTTAAAATTCTTGATGTAGAATCTAATGGATCAACTGCTGGGTAAATACCTTTTTCAGCAATTTTTCTGTTAAGTACTGTAGTTGCATCTAAGTGAGCAAAAACAGAAGCAGGAGCTGGATCTGTTAAGTCATCCGCAGGAACATATACAGCTTGTACAGATGTAATTGAACCTTTATTAGTAGATGTAATTCTTTCTTGTAATTTACCCATTTCTGAAGCAAGTGTTGGTTGGTAACCAACAGCTGAAGGAATTCTACCTAATAATGCTGACATCTCAGAACCTGATTGTGCAAATCTAAAGATATTATCAACGAACATTAATACGTCAAGACCTTGTTCATCTCTGAAGTATTCTGCCATTGTAAGACCAGTTAATGCAATTCTATTTCTTGCTCCTGGAGGCTCACTCATTTGACCATAACATAATGCAACTTTGTCCAGTACGTTAGAATCTTTCATTTCGAAGTAAAGGTCATTACCTTCTCTTGTTCTTTCACCAACACCTGCGAATACTGAGTATCCTGAATGTTTGAAAGCAACGTTATGGATTAATTCCATGATAATAACTGTTTTACCAACACCGGCACCACCGAACAGTCCAACTTTTCCACCTTTTGAATAAGGAGCTAATAAATCAACAACCTTGATTCCAGTTTCAAACATTTCTGTTTTAGTTGATTGCTCTTCAAATGCAGGAGCGTCTCTGTGAATAGACCATCTTGGAGTATCTTCAGCAACAGCAGCACCCTCATCAACAGGGTCTCCAATTACGTTAAAGATTCTTCCTAATACAGCTTCACCAACAGGAACCTTAATAGGACCTCCTGTTGCGTTACATTCTTGACCTCTAGTTAAACCTTCAGTCATATCCATTGCAATAGTTCTTACTCTACTATCACCAATGTGTGCAGCAACTTCTAATACTAATCTGTCAGCATTAGCGTCTGCTAATACTACGTCAATAGCTTCATTTATTTCTGGTAGGTATCCGTCGAATTCTACATCAACAACAGGACCCATTACCTGAATAACTTTACCTTTCATACGCGATGCTCCTTTAAATTATTTTAATGATTCTACACCAGAGATAATTTCGATTAACTCTGTTGTAATTGCAGCTTGTCTAGCTTTGTTATATTCTACTGTTAAAGAATCAACTTTCTCTTTTGCATTTTTAGTTGCAGCTTCCATTGCTTGCATTCTTGCAGAATGTTCAGCAGCTAAAGAGTCAATAAGAGCGTAATACATATTGAAATCAATATATTTACCTGTTAATTCATTTAATACTTCTTCATCATCATCTGGTTCAATATTTAACATAGAACTTGCTTCACTTAAATCCGCATTTTCTAAGCTAATTGGTAACAATTCTCTAACTCTAATTTCTTGAGTTAGCATGTTTAAGAATCCATTATAAACAACTACTACTTTATCAGTAGTACCATTATTAAAGTCTTCTACAACATCATTAATAAAATCTGCTGCTCTATCGTACTCAGGAGCTGAAGATAAATCTGAAACTGATTGATGTAAATCTACACCTTGGAAGTTAAAGTAATCAACACCTTTTCTTCCAGCAGCTCTTAATCTAACTGTTGTTCCTTTTGCACTATATTCATCCATCATTTTACTAACAGTCTTAATTGTTGCCATATTAAAACCACCACAAAGTCCTTTGTCAGCAGTTACAAAAACAATATCCACTGTTTTTGGATTATCGTTGGCGATAAATGCTTTACCGATGTTTCCGTCGTCTTGAACTTTGCTAACTCTAGTAGCGATATCAGAAAGAACATCATTTATCTTACCTGCATAACTTTTCGCTTGATCAGACAGTTGTCTAGTTCGAGTAAGTTTTGCAGAAGATACAAGCTTCATAGCTTTAGTTGTCTTCTGAGTGTTTTTCACACTACCAATTTGTAATTTAATCTCTTTTAAGTTAGCCATTAACTAATCCTTAGTTTGCACTAAATACAGTTTTAAATTCTTCTAATGCAGCTTTTAATTCTGCTTCAGTTTCATCGTCTAATTTTTTCTTAGATTTAATTGCATCTAAAATATTAGTATATTTTTGTTCAAAGAATGCATGTAATTCAGCTTCGAATCTAACAACGTCACCAACAGCAACATCATTTAAATAACCTTTTACACCAGCATAAAGAATAACAATTTGTTTTTGAATTACTAAAGGAGCACTAACACCTTGCTTTAATACTTCAACCATTCTTTGACCAAGCTCAAGCTCTTTTCTTGTAGCTTCATCAAGATCTGATGCAAACTGTGCGAATGCTTCAAGCTCTCTAAATTGTGCTAAAGATAATTTTAAAGTACCAGCAACTTGCTTAGTAGCTTTAATTTGTGCAGCTCCACCAACTCTAGATACTGATAAACCAACATTAATTGCAGGTCTAATTCCTGAGTTAAACAGGTTAGTTTCTAAGAAGATTTGTCCATCAGTAATTGAAATTACGTTTGTTGGAATATATGCAGCAACATCCCCTGCTTGTGTTTCAATGATTGGTAATGCAGTCATAGACCCAGCACCATTTTCATCTGACATTTTAGCAGCTCTCTCAAGTAATCTTGAGTGTAGGTAGAATACATCCCCTGGGAATGCTTCTCGACCTGGAGGTCTTCTTAATAATAATGACATTTCTCTATATGCAACGGCATGTTTAGTTAAATCATCATATACGATTAACGCATGTTGACCATTATCTCTAAAGTACTCACCAATTGTAACACCTGTATATGGTGCTAAGAATTGTAATGCAGAAGAATCAGCAGCGCCAGCATTTACAATAGTAGTATATTCCATTGCTCCAGCTTCTTCTAATGTTCTAACAACTGTTGCAACAGTTGATGCTTTTTGTCCGATTGCTACATAAATACATTGAACATTCTCACCTTTTTGGTTAAGAATAGTATCAATAGCAACTGTAGTTTTACCAGTTTGTCTATCACCAATAATAAGTTCTCTTTGCCCTCTTCCGATTGGAACAAGTGCATCAATTGCTTTAATACCAGTTTGTAATGGTTCATGAACTGATTTTCTAGCCATGATTCCTGGTGCTTTTTCTTCAACTAATTTAGTATCAGTTGCTTCAATAGCACCTTTACCATCAATTGGTTCACCAAGAGCATTAACAACTCTACCAGCCATTGCAGGACCTACAGGAGTAGATAATAAAGAACCAAGTCTTTTACAAGAACTTCCTTCTCTTAAACCATTACCTTTTCCAAGAACAACAACACCAACAGAAGATTCTTCTAAGTTTAATGTAAGACCTTTGTCTCCATTTTCAAACTCAACAATCTCTCCAGCCATAACATTTTTTAGACCGTAAACTTGAGCAACACCATCTGCATAAGAGATGATTTTACCAGTTTCATTTACATCTACGTTTAATTCAAAGTTATCAATTCTTTCTTTTATGATCGAACTGATTTCATCAGCTTGAATTTTTGTACCCATTCAATTTCTCCTTTGTTAAGTTCTAAACTGCTTGTAGAATATGATCAATCATTTGCGTTTTTAATCTTTCTTTAGAGAAAGAAATTTCAACACCTAATCCATCAATATCTACTTTGATACCATCATAATCACAAACATTTTGTGATAACGATAATTTAACATCAAATTTTTTACTAAATTGTTTTTCAATTGAAGAAACGTAATCTTTCGATAATTCTTCGTTTGTGTAAACAACTCCAACATAAGTATTATTCATTTTTGCAATTTGAACATTAAGTTCTGATGCGATAAATGGTAATATTTCTAGTCTTCTTTTTTCACCAAGTAAGTTGATGAAGTTTGTTAAAGTTTGATCAGCTTTTTTCACTAATGAAATTACTAATTCAACTTTTTTACTATCATTAACTTCAGGTGAAGAAATAATTGAGTTAAATTTTTCATTAGAAAATGCTGAAGAAATACTATTAAGATTATTACTAATTACAGCAATACTCTTAGCATCTCTTCCGTCAACTAATGCTTTAACATATTTTTTTGCTACTAAATCATTCATATTAAGCTACCTTCTTTAAAACAATATTTACTAACTCATCTTGAGATAATTTAATATTGTCAGATTTTAATAACTCTTCAAGAACTTCTGCAACAACTTCTCTTTTCGCTTTTGATGTTTCAACTTTAATCATTTCTTCAAGATTTCTCTCTAAGTTAGTGATATCAGAATTAACAGCTGCAGATACTTTTTCTTTTACAGAATCAATATCAGCTTTAGCGTTTTCTACAATTTCAGCTGCAAGTTTATTTGCATCTTCTAATTGTTTTTTAGCCGCATTTACTTTATCTTCAGAAGCTTTTAAAGTATCTTGTACTTTGTCAAGTTCTGCTTGAATAGATAAAGATCTATCGGCGAAAAATGCTTTAACTTTATCGGCAAGTAAATACCATAAAATTCCAGCAAATATAATAAAGTTAACGGTTCTTTGAACAATATCTGTTTCTACCGCACCTTCGCTACTTGCAAATAATGCAAGAGGAGCTAAAGCTAATCCAAGTAATACAATTCTTTTCATATATCCATTTCCCTTTTAAATTGAGCTAAGCTTAGCTTTTAGGCTCTCATTAAATTGAGGCATTGTAGATACTAAAGAATCTCTTAGAGCTTTAGTTTCATCTTGTAAGTTTTTAGCAAATTCTTCAGATTTTGCTTCTAAATTAGATTTAGCACTCGCAAGTTTTGCATCAGCACTCTCTTTGGCTTCCTTATAGGCTTGTTCCCTAATAGCAGTTGCTTCTTTTTTTGCTTGGGCAATCGCATTGTTTGCTTCTGCAATCATTCCATCAACGTTCGCACCGTTTGATTTTGCATCTTCTAAATCTTTAGAAATAGAAGCTGATCTATCATCCATGTGCTTAAGTAATGGCTTGAATAAACAGCTGTTTAGTCTAGCAAGAACTAATAGAAAGATAACACCAGAGCTAAGCAATAATACAGGACTTATGTCTAACATTCATTCCTCCATATTTTTTACAGTTTAGTTTAACTAAAACTCATATATTTTAGCAAAGTTAACTATAAAATTATATTAAAAGAAAAAATTAGATTGATAATTTTTAGATTTTGTTACTATTGTAACTTAAAGTAAGAAGAAATTTTTTCTATATCTTCTTGTGAGTTGATTTCAATTTTAAAATAATTCTTCTCAGCCTTGACTTTTAGGTCACTTGACTGTAGTTGTGTTAGTAAGTTTGATAAAGGTTTGAAATCAAAATCTGAAGACTTTTTACTTGTTTTAACTTTAGGATTAATCTTTTCTTTTAAGTCTTTTACAAGCTTTTCAGTTTCTCTAACTGACAGTTTTTGTCCAATTATTGAATCACATACCATTTTTTGTTCATTGTCACTCAAACCTAACATAATTTTAGCATGACCTGCTGAAATTTTATTACTTGCAAGTGATTGTTGAACATAAGAGCTTAATTGTAATAATCTTAGAGTATTTGTAATTGATGTTCTACTTTTAAACACTTTTTTTGATAATTCTTCGTGTGTAAGATTATGTTCGTTAATTAATTGTGCATATGAATATGCTAATTCAATTATATTTAAGTCATCTCTTTGAATATTTTCAATTAAAGCTAATTCTCTTAATTTTAAAGTATCAATATCTAAAACAATAGATTTTACTGTTTGTAAGTTAGCTAATTTATGTGCTCTTAATCTTCTTTCACCAGAAATTAGAGTAAAAGTATCATCTTCATTTTGTATTACACTTATAGGTTGTAATAATCCATGCTCAACAATTGAAGAGCTTAATTCTTGTAGTTTTTCTTCATCAAAGATTTTTCTAGGTTGATTTGGATTAGCTTGTATTAAAGAAAGGTCTAAATCTACAACTTTTGAATTATAATCATCTGTATTATTGCTTTCGTAAGCTGATTCAACTTCACCTAATAATTCTCCTAATCCTCTACCTAATGCCATAAGTTTTCCTAGTTATAATATATATTTTGTGTAAATTATGCAGTAATTGCACGTGCAAGATTTGTATATGCTTTAGTACCACTAGCACTTGCGTCATATAACATAATTGGTTTTCCAAAACTTGGACTTTCTGCAAGTTTAATATTTCTTGGAATTACTACATAAGAACTTTCATCAATTTTGAATAATTTATTTTCAAAATGTTGTGCTAAATCTGCAAATACTTGCTTTGACAAGTTATTTTGAGATGAGTACATTGTAGGAAGAAAACCTCTAATTAAAAGGCCTTTATTAATTGTTTGTTTTACTAATTTAATAGTACTTAATAATTGTGCTAAACCTTCAAGTGCAAAGAATTCACATTGAATTGGTATTAGTACTGAATTTGAAGCACTTAATGTATTAATAGTAATAGGACCTAGTGCTGGTGGTGAATCAATAATAATGTAATCAAAATCTTTTTTTATTGGGTCGATTTTTCTTTTTAAAACTAATTCTCGCTCTTTAGTATTTTTGTAAAACTCTTTTTCAATTCCAACTAATCCAATATTTGAAGGAGCAACTTTTAAGTTTTCAATTTCTGAATCTAAAATAATTTCATTTAACTCTTTAGTTCCTAACATTACATGATAGATATTGTATTCATAAGTATCTCTATGGAAACCTAAAGATGTTGTAGCATTAGCTTGTGGGTCAGCATCAATTAATAATACTCTTTTACCTTCTATTGCTAATGCAGCACTTAAATTAACAGCAGTAGTAGTTTTCCCTACTCCGCCTTTTTGATTAGCTATTGCTATTATCTCTGTCATCTTAAACTAAATACCTTTTTATTGTTAACTTGGATAGAACCATCATCATTTAATAAAGCGTTTTCAAGTGAAACTTTTTCATCACCAACGCTAGCTTGGAACTTTCGACTATTTTGAAATTCTATCTTAAATTCACTAAAAATTTGCTTCCATGAATCTTTTAGTTTTAATTTATTAAAGTAACTTTTTAAAATATTATCGCTAGTTATAGAAATATCAAGTTTTCCAAATTCTTCATTTACATTTATTAAATTTAATCCTATTCCACAATAAATTAAATCATTTGAAACTGTTGTAATTGTACCACCAATTTTTTTATCACTAATATAAAAGTCATTTGGCCATTTAAGCCAAACTTCTGAACCTATAGTTTTTAAAATGTCTTTTAAAATAAATGAAAAATATATTGAGGCACTTTGTATTGGTAAATCTTTTGGTAATTCATTTTTATTTAAAACAAAAGAGAAAAATAAATTTCCTTTTGTTCCTGTCCAAGAATTTCCACGACTTCCAATACCATTAGTCTGATAATCACTTGTTATACAAATAGCTTCGCTATATCCATTTGTTTTTATATAATCTTTTAAATATGTATGTGTTGAATCAACTTCGTCTAGTTTTATTATTTTCATAATCGAAGTATACATAATTACTTTACAAGATTA
This sequence is a window from Poseidonibacter parvus. Protein-coding genes within it:
- a CDS encoding ParA family protein; translation: MTEIIAIANQKGGVGKTTTAVNLSAALAIEGKRVLLIDADPQANATTSLGFHRDTYEYNIYHVMLGTKELNEIILDSEIENLKVAPSNIGLVGIEKEFYKNTKERELVLKRKIDPIKKDFDYIIIDSPPALGPITINTLSASNSVLIPIQCEFFALEGLAQLLSTIKLVKQTINKGLLIRGFLPTMYSSQNNLSKQVFADLAQHFENKLFKIDESSYVVIPRNIKLAESPSFGKPIMLYDASASGTKAYTNLARAITA
- a CDS encoding ParB/RepB/Spo0J family partition protein, coding for MALGRGLGELLGEVESAYESNNTDDYNSKVVDLDLSLIQANPNQPRKIFDEEKLQELSSSIVEHGLLQPISVIQNEDDTFTLISGERRLRAHKLANLQTVKSIVLDIDTLKLRELALIENIQRDDLNIIELAYSYAQLINEHNLTHEELSKKVFKSRTSITNTLRLLQLSSYVQQSLASNKISAGHAKIMLGLSDNEQKMVCDSIIGQKLSVRETEKLVKDLKEKINPKVKTSKKSSDFDFKPLSNLLTQLQSSDLKVKAEKNYFKIEINSQEDIEKISSYFKLQ
- a CDS encoding biotin--[acetyl-CoA-carboxylase] ligase — its product is MKIIKLDEVDSTHTYLKDYIKTNGYSEAICITSDYQTNGIGSRGNSWTGTKGNLFFSFVLNKNELPKDLPIQSASIYFSFILKDILKTIGSEVWLKWPNDFYISDKKIGGTITTVSNDLIYCGIGLNLINVNEEFGKLDISITSDNILKSYFNKLKLKDSWKQIFSEFKIEFQNSRKFQASVGDEKVSLENALLNDDGSIQVNNKKVFSLR